A single genomic interval of Wolbachia endosymbiont of Diaphorina citri harbors:
- the ccmE gene encoding cytochrome c maturation protein CcmE has translation MKKKHKRLLITSGIFCFLSCAVFFILTTLKENISFFYTVSEAIVLPNNQKPIRVGGMVVEKSVIRSESEVVFQMTDFNKSVMVKYQGILPPMFSEKSGVVVQGKMSDNNTFLANTVFAKHDENYMPKVLK, from the coding sequence ATGAAGAAGAAACATAAGCGATTACTTATAACTTCAGGAATTTTCTGCTTTTTAAGTTGTGCAGTTTTTTTTATTTTAACAACGCTCAAAGAAAATATCTCATTTTTCTATACAGTAAGTGAAGCCATAGTCTTGCCAAATAATCAAAAGCCAATCCGTGTTGGTGGAATGGTTGTTGAAAAGAGCGTGATACGGAGCGAAAGTGAAGTAGTTTTTCAAATGACAGATTTTAACAAGAGCGTTATGGTGAAATATCAGGGAATACTTCCACCGATGTTTTCAGAAAAAAGTGGTGTTGTTGTGCAAGGTAAAATGTCTGATAATAATACCTTTCTTGCAAATACGGTGTTTGCAAAACATGATGAGAACTATATGCCGAAAGTTTTAAAATAG